Genomic DNA from Candidatus Eisenbacteria bacterium:
GAGGCCTCCGGCCTTCCAGGTTGGGATCGCCACGAGTGCGGAAGTGAGGCTCAGGCCCAGGCAACGTGACACCGAGCTGGGGCGGCGAAGCCGGGCGCGCGCCCAGTCGCGGCATCGTGCCAGGACGCCCAGCGGACCCGTCCATTGCACGGATGAGGCGAATTCGACGGTTCTCGTGCCAAACCGGCTCTTGAAGGACTCGACCCCGGGCAGACCGCTGCTGCCCGTGAGGTCGAACACCGAGTACCCGCGCCGCAGCGCGTCGGTGATCTGGGCCAGGAACAGGAGCTGCGTCACGCCGAGCTGGAAGAAACGCGCGTCGGCCGCGCCATGCCAGGGCACCACGTGCTGGTTGTGGTAGAACGCGAGATAACCGGCGCCGATTTCGCCCCCGTGCTCGGCCACCCAGAGCCGGACGCACGGCTGGTCTGAAAGCGATGCGCGGATGTCATCGAACAGCGCCCGGGGATAGGCGACGGTTGCCCGGCCACCCCACCGTTCCAGCGAGAGCCGGTACAGCTCGTAATACCGATCCCATTCCGCCCGGGTTTCGGCGGTACGCACGACCACGCCGTTCCGCCGCGCTACGCGGACGCGGCGACGCTGGCCCTCGTCCCAGTCGCGCATCGGGTTTTCCGGGTCGAGGGACTCGAGGTCGATGACCTGCACCGTCGAGATAGTCGGTTCGCCCACCACGATGGGGTTCTGGGTGAAGGGGGAAGAGACCAGATGCAGGTTGAGCCTCGCGAGCTCCCCGACGATGGAGGCGATCTCCTCCTGCCCGAGCTTGCTCGCGCAGATCGGCGCCGTATAGGTGCCGAAGGGACTGAAGTAGCGCTCCACGCCCCATACACGTTTCCTCTGCAGGGGCAAGCAGACGGTCGCCCGGCCAGGCCGGAAGAGCAACGGAGCGCTTTCAGTCCGGTAGTGCCGCGCCGCGATCCGGTGCCAGGCCGGAGTCTGGTAGAAGGTGCACGTAGGGTCGGCCCGGCAGAGGCGCTCCCACAGTTCCTCTGGGCAGCGCTCCATGGCGATCACCACGATGGGCGCGCCCGCGCCGTGCGGAGGCGGCCGAAGCTCATCCGGGAACGACAGCGTACGCCCCCGCTCGCCTCGCGCCGGTGCCTCGACCCGCGACCACATTCGTCTGGTCCCACGAGGCGATGCCACTTCCGAAGACATGCAGCTCCTAGCACTTCAACTCCTTGTTTTTCTCTTCGCAAGAGGAATCAAGGTCTGATGTGGACCTTCGCGGCACGGCTCGGGGTACCACAGAGCGGTGCTCGTAAGCCGCGGGGGCCGGGAATGAGGAACTCCATGCCGAAACTTCTCCGTGTTCTGCTGGGAGCACTCGCTCTCTGCTTGGTAGCAGCTTGGCTCTTGTCTTGTTCGAAGAGTAACCCTACCAAACCCGGCTTAGGTGGTGAACTGAACGGAAGCCTGGCCTCGACCGGTAGCCAGTATGCGCACACCTTCGCCAACGCCGGCACCTTTAACTACAAGTGCACGATTCACCCGACCTGCTCGAGCCTCGCCGGCACCATTGTAGTCCTCGCCCCGGGAGGCGCGATCCAGAATCGAGTTCTCAGCATTACCCAGAGCGGCGGTAGTTCCGGCCCTTACGGCAGCACCTGCTCCAGCCTCTCGCTTCAGCGTGATTCCGTCTTCGTGGGTGACCAGGTCACCTGGACAAACAATAGTCCGCTTCCGCATACGATCACGAGCCAGTGACTAGAACTCCCAATCCCACCTCGGCGGCCACTCCCATCCCTCGTTCCTAGGCCGTTAACCTCCGACGAGCCGCAGCTCACGGCCGGAACAAGCGGCCCTAACTCGCGCAACCATGTGACATACACGTCGGCCCCGGCGCGTTTCCCGCACCAGGGCCCCTTATCTCGACAGCGAACCCGAGAGTTCGCTTTTCAGTGA
This window encodes:
- a CDS encoding GNAT family N-acetyltransferase, whose translation is MSSEVASPRGTRRMWSRVEAPARGERGRTLSFPDELRPPPHGAGAPIVVIAMERCPEELWERLCRADPTCTFYQTPAWHRIAARHYRTESAPLLFRPGRATVCLPLQRKRVWGVERYFSPFGTYTAPICASKLGQEEIASIVGELARLNLHLVSSPFTQNPIVVGEPTISTVQVIDLESLDPENPMRDWDEGQRRRVRVARRNGVVVRTAETRAEWDRYYELYRLSLERWGGRATVAYPRALFDDIRASLSDQPCVRLWVAEHGGEIGAGYLAFYHNQHVVPWHGAADARFFQLGVTQLLFLAQITDALRRGYSVFDLTGSSGLPGVESFKSRFGTRTVEFASSVQWTGPLGVLARCRDWARARLRRPSSVSRCLGLSLTSALVAIPTWKAGGL